The following are encoded together in the Equus quagga isolate Etosha38 chromosome 1, UCLA_HA_Equagga_1.0, whole genome shotgun sequence genome:
- the LOC124236404 gene encoding protegrin-2-like, whose translation METQRNTRCLGRWSPLLLLLGLVIPPATTQALSYKEAVLRAVDGLNQRSSDENLYRLLELDQPPKRDKDSDTAKPVSFMVKETVCPRIMKQTPEQCDFKENGLVKQCVGTVILDPVKDYFDASCDEPQRVKRFHSVGSLIQRHQQTIRDKSKATRHGIRIITRPKLLLAS comes from the exons ATGGAGACCCAGAGGAACACCCGTTGCCTGGGTAGATGGTCACCGTTGCTACTTCTACTGGGCCTGGTGATCCCTCCAGCCACCACTCAGGCCCTCAGCTACAAGGAGGCCGTGCTCCGTGCCGTGGATGGCCTCAACCAGCGGTCCTCAGATGAGAATCTCTACCGCCTCCTGGAGCTGGACCAGCCACCCAAGAGA GACAAGGACTCTGATACTGCAAAACCTGTGAGCTTCATGGTGAAGGAAACTGTGTGCCCCAGGATAATGAAGCAGACACCAGAGCAGTGTGACTTCAAGGAGAATGGG CTGGTGAAACAGTGTGTGGGGACAGTCATCCTGGACCCAGTCAAGGACTACTTCGACGCCAGCTGTGATGAG CCCCAGCGTGTCAAAAGATTTCACAGCGTGGGTAGCCTTATCCAGAGACATCAGCAGACGATTCGTGACAAGAGTAAAGCAACTCGTCATGGTATCAGGATTATTACTCGACCTAAGCTCCTTCTAGCATCCTAG